Proteins from a single region of Bacteroidota bacterium:
- a CDS encoding DUF6252 family protein produces the protein MKNTITTLSMFCFAMLISCCKDDTTTPNGDKPGTASYMEATINGEPWKACRRIGAVGEENLYAFYFPADGYLQMQCTDYCRKFQETSTSIFFETSSLYDTGYYPLSMFNRANFSLNAPSGCRYANVDSLNGWFYLKEINTEKKYMSGEFGFTGYCEANDSTITITEGRFNRIPY, from the coding sequence ATGAAAAACACAATCACAACCCTAAGTATGTTTTGCTTTGCAATGCTCATAAGCTGCTGCAAAGACGACACCACCACCCCAAACGGAGACAAACCCGGCACCGCCTCTTACATGGAAGCTACCATAAATGGCGAACCATGGAAAGCGTGTAGGAGAATAGGAGCAGTAGGGGAAGAAAATTTATATGCTTTCTACTTTCCTGCTGATGGGTATTTACAAATGCAATGCACCGATTATTGTAGAAAATTTCAAGAGACAAGCACCTCCATATTTTTTGAAACCTCATCTCTTTATGACACAGGATATTATCCGTTATCAATGTTTAACAGAGCTAATTTTTCCCTTAACGCTCCATCGGGCTGTAGATATGCCAATGTTGATAGCCTGAATGGCTGGTTTTACCTCAAAGAAATCAACACCGAAAAGAAGTACATGAGTGGGGAGTTTGGATTTACGGGTTATTGTGAAGCCAATGATTCAACCATTACTATAACCGAAGGAAGATTTAACAGAATACCATACTAA
- a CDS encoding SCO family protein translates to MKYLNILFASLLLVSCSNNNPKNSEIPSESIFNLTSEWQNQEGEKLHLKDLQGKTLVVVMIYTHCKAACPILVSKMKKIEAKIDRKYIDNVSLVLVSIDPENDTPEQLKKFAKTNKMEAKQWIFLRSNELATQEFANVLSMKYKKIDPVDFSHSNIITVFDPRGTLINQEEGTEIDVEKVVSTVNKTAQKG, encoded by the coding sequence ATGAAATACCTTAATATTCTTTTTGCTTCTTTACTCTTGGTTTCATGTTCAAATAACAACCCCAAGAATAGTGAAATCCCCTCGGAATCAATCTTTAACCTGACATCAGAATGGCAAAATCAAGAGGGTGAAAAATTGCACCTTAAAGATTTGCAAGGCAAAACGCTTGTTGTTGTGATGATCTATACACACTGCAAAGCCGCCTGTCCTATTTTAGTTTCTAAAATGAAAAAAATTGAAGCAAAAATAGACCGCAAATACATTGATAATGTTTCACTTGTCCTTGTATCCATTGACCCTGAAAATGACACACCTGAGCAATTAAAGAAATTTGCCAAAACCAATAAGATGGAAGCCAAACAATGGATATTTCTTCGTTCAAACGAACTTGCAACCCAAGAGTTTGCCAATGTTCTTTCCATGAAATACAAAAAAATTGACCCTGTTGATTTCTCTCACTCTAATATCATCACGGTTTTTGATCCCAGGGGCACCCTGATTAACCAAGAAGAAGGAACTGAAATTGACGTTGAGAAAGTTGTTTCTACGGTAAACAAAACCGCACAAAAAGGCTAA
- a CDS encoding formylglycine-generating enzyme family protein, with the protein MLISCDKQKETYSPVVQNESTDTDTLQPIQVNVNMVYIPGGDYLPFYGEDSVLVHVSPFMMDERPVTNQEFLAFVTANPQWRKSAVKRVYADSNYLKLWVSDLELPAGADPNAPVCNVSWFAAKWFAESVGKRLPTLDEWEFVAMADADTPNARRKPSYSDYIVDLYLVKNKHLNQVKQSPPNYWGVYNMFDLIWEWTDDFNSIMITGDSRTGQYDDKGLFCAGAATNSTDVMNYAAFMRFGLRTSLKARYTVANLGFRCAKDAPATKN; encoded by the coding sequence ATGCTGATCTCATGTGACAAACAAAAGGAAACATACTCACCTGTTGTTCAGAATGAGAGTACGGATACGGACACCCTGCAACCAATCCAAGTAAACGTAAACATGGTGTATATTCCCGGTGGCGACTATCTCCCTTTTTATGGAGAAGATAGTGTTTTGGTTCACGTTTCTCCTTTTATGATGGACGAACGCCCTGTTACCAATCAAGAATTTCTTGCGTTTGTAACGGCTAATCCCCAATGGCGTAAGTCTGCCGTAAAAAGGGTATATGCAGACAGCAACTATCTGAAACTATGGGTATCTGATCTTGAGTTGCCCGCAGGTGCTGACCCCAATGCCCCGGTTTGCAATGTGTCTTGGTTTGCTGCCAAATGGTTTGCCGAGAGCGTTGGCAAAAGGCTGCCCACGCTGGATGAATGGGAATTCGTTGCAATGGCAGATGCCGACACTCCTAATGCCAGACGCAAACCGTCTTATTCGGACTATATTGTGGACTTATATTTAGTTAAAAATAAACATTTGAACCAAGTAAAACAAAGCCCGCCTAATTATTGGGGTGTTTACAACATGTTTGACTTAATTTGGGAATGGACCGATGATTTTAACTCGATTATGATTACCGGAGATTCACGCACAGGGCAATATGACGACAAAGGTTTGTTTTGTGCCGGGGCAGCCACCAACTCCACAGACGTAATGAACTATGCTGCTTTTATGCGCTTTGGTTTGAGAACCTCACTCAAAGCACGATATACTGTCGCAAACCTTGGATTCAGATGTGCCAAAGATGCACCCGCAACTAAAAATTAA
- a CDS encoding DUF6252 family protein, with protein MKNTITTLSLFCFAMLISCCKDDSTPNGNKPQTHSYMEATINGEPWKACRRIGAIGEENLTATYYQNDGYLQLNGVDWCKNFTEDVTTELFFEATSLVYDTGIYNLSLFNRALFSNISESSDKCNYTSVDTANGWLYIKEINTEKKYMSGEFEFTGYCEANDSTIHITNGKFNRISY; from the coding sequence ATGAAAAACACAATCACAACCCTAAGCCTGTTTTGCTTTGCAATGCTCATAAGCTGCTGCAAAGACGACAGCACCCCAAACGGAAACAAACCCCAAACCCACTCTTACATGGAGGCTACCATAAATGGCGAGCCTTGGAAAGCGTGTAGGAGAATAGGAGCAATAGGGGAAGAAAATTTAACTGCTACTTATTACCAAAACGATGGATATTTGCAATTAAATGGAGTCGATTGGTGTAAAAATTTTACGGAGGATGTTACAACAGAATTATTTTTTGAAGCAACAAGTCTTGTGTATGATACAGGTATCTATAATTTAAGTTTATTTAACAGAGCCTTGTTTTCAAATATTTCAGAGAGTTCTGATAAATGCAATTACACATCGGTTGATACAGCAAATGGGTGGCTTTATATCAAAGAAATCAATACCGAAAAGAAATATATGAGTGGAGAGTTTGAATTCACAGGATATTGTGAAGCTAATGATTCCACAATACACATAACTAATGGTAAATTTAATAGAATTTCTTATTAA
- a CDS encoding T9SS type A sorting domain-containing protein produces MGSLAQNTPLSYNNFSNTDVTACPEINTSSSPMGTTTSSDIFKSPPPMTYNSGVINGGWGGDIPVDGGSADLVLNDIKNRIYDYNSIPDITSIVSNLSDILFYPYQMTETQIVLLPYVVNDDTLYVQDTIEVILIEEEALTSVLMNAYHLMLECVSRAHEVSSYELNDSFQLFYAVANTLLDNIDDLIILSQNNHFLWSAVPFNLYIDKTNIQRFVYELDNAQTTLTQATSYIALPFQQNIYERLSCILDAEISIRDSLTLPQDIESNHPCLFADYSNIPPMLQSMALSNKPLSNSKTDPTITIYPNPASKELFVQTAADAGTYFIYNIAGSLVAAGRLNDKRIDISELSEGLYFIRLNTATQTRHAKFVVVKE; encoded by the coding sequence ATGGGAAGCCTCGCACAGAACACCCCGTTGTCCTACAACAATTTCTCCAATACGGATGTAACAGCTTGTCCCGAGATTAACACCTCTTCTTCGCCTATGGGCACAACCACAAGTTCTGACATCTTTAAGTCCCCGCCTCCCATGACGTATAATTCAGGTGTGATAAACGGAGGCTGGGGTGGCGACATTCCCGTTGATGGCGGAAGTGCAGACCTTGTGCTGAATGACATAAAAAACAGAATTTACGATTACAACTCTATCCCCGACATCACATCCATAGTAAGCAACTTGTCAGATATTTTGTTTTATCCTTATCAAATGACAGAAACGCAAATAGTGTTATTACCTTATGTTGTTAATGACGATACTCTTTATGTGCAGGACACAATAGAAGTAATCCTGATAGAAGAAGAAGCCTTGACATCGGTACTGATGAATGCGTATCATCTCATGCTTGAGTGTGTTTCGCGTGCACATGAGGTTTCGTCCTATGAGTTGAATGACTCTTTTCAACTCTTCTATGCGGTGGCAAACACGTTGCTGGACAATATAGACGACCTCATTATTCTTTCACAAAACAACCACTTTCTTTGGTCTGCCGTCCCGTTCAATCTTTACATTGACAAAACAAATATCCAACGATTTGTTTATGAATTGGACAATGCACAAACAACGCTGACACAAGCAACAAGCTATATTGCCCTCCCCTTCCAACAAAACATATACGAAAGGCTGAGTTGTATTCTCGATGCAGAAATCTCCATTCGCGACAGCCTAACCTTGCCACAGGACATAGAGAGTAACCATCCTTGCTTATTTGCAGATTACAGCAATATTCCGCCAATGTTACAAAGTATGGCGTTGTCAAACAAGCCATTGTCCAACTCCAAGACAGACCCTACTATTACTATCTACCCTAATCCCGCATCCAAAGAACTGTTTGTACAAACAGCAGCAGACGCAGGCACTTATTTCATCTACAATATTGCCGGCAGCCTTGTCGCAGCAGGCAGACTCAACGACAAGAGAATAGACATCAGCGAACTGAGCGAAGGCTTGTATTTCATCCGCCTCAATACCGCTACACAAACCCGCCATGCCAAGTTTGTGGTTGTGAAGGAATAG
- a CDS encoding polysaccharide deacetylase family protein — MLYPQVIPPAIDKIFSHYTWRKKVDEKTVYLTFDDGPHPEITSWVLQQLKEHNYKATFFCVGDNVQKYPDTYRQILAEGHKTGNHTFNHLKGWKTPIREYVGNINQCRELVDSRLFRPPYGRITTAQTQVLKDGYEIIMWTLLSGDFYPTLNLPKALEKLKKKTEAGQIIVFHDSVKAEQNLRFLLPAYLKFLDENGFRSEALSDS; from the coding sequence ATGCTTTATCCGCAAGTTATACCTCCGGCAATAGACAAGATTTTTAGTCATTATACGTGGCGCAAAAAAGTAGATGAGAAGACTGTTTATCTAACCTTTGACGATGGTCCGCATCCCGAAATCACTTCTTGGGTATTACAACAACTCAAAGAACATAACTATAAGGCTACTTTTTTTTGTGTTGGAGACAATGTTCAAAAATACCCTGATACATATCGTCAGATTTTGGCAGAAGGGCACAAAACGGGTAATCATACTTTTAATCATCTGAAAGGTTGGAAAACACCCATAAGAGAATATGTTGGCAATATAAATCAGTGCAGAGAACTTGTGGACAGCAGACTTTTTCGCCCGCCTTACGGCAGAATTACCACAGCCCAAACACAAGTATTAAAAGATGGTTATGAGATTATTATGTGGACTTTGCTAAGCGGTGATTTTTATCCTACGCTTAATTTGCCAAAAGCATTGGAAAAACTCAAAAAGAAAACTGAAGCAGGTCAAATCATTGTTTTTCATGATTCTGTAAAAGCAGAACAGAACTTGAGATTTCTGTTGCCGGCTTATTTAAAGTTTTTAGATGAAAACGGATTTAGGTCTGAAGCACTTAGTGATTCTTAG